In the Tautonia rosea genome, one interval contains:
- a CDS encoding tyrosine-protein phosphatase, with amino-acid sequence MESDRPQQTSDRRARRLGRLKRVAVVLFLLAVVSATVFYRPLFLGNVAAVEPGKVYRCAQPKGNLDDLIAELQPGSILNLRGGSYTDSWYAAEVEATEQAGIDFYDFPMKATRRPSRAELLTLIDLLDRCRYPLVIHCKSGADRTGLASALYRLMVLGESPDEALEEFSIFYSHIPLAGPERLHEPFKEYRDWLQAEGKTHEPPVFRDWVAQHFRDEGAADAAPIIPLKPGSRMGPPPAWLATKGVGPKR; translated from the coding sequence GTGGAATCCGATCGACCGCAGCAGACCTCGGATCGTCGGGCCAGAAGGCTCGGGCGCCTGAAGCGGGTGGCCGTGGTGCTGTTTCTGCTGGCCGTGGTCTCGGCGACCGTCTTCTACCGGCCGTTGTTCCTGGGCAACGTGGCGGCGGTCGAGCCGGGCAAGGTCTACCGATGTGCCCAGCCGAAGGGGAACCTCGACGACCTCATCGCCGAGCTTCAACCCGGTTCGATCCTCAACCTCCGGGGCGGTTCCTATACCGATTCCTGGTACGCCGCCGAGGTCGAGGCCACCGAGCAGGCCGGGATCGACTTTTACGACTTCCCCATGAAGGCCACCCGGCGACCCAGCCGCGCCGAGCTACTGACCCTGATCGACCTGCTCGACCGCTGCCGGTATCCCCTGGTCATCCACTGCAAGTCGGGCGCGGATCGGACGGGCCTGGCCAGCGCCTTGTATCGCCTGATGGTCCTGGGGGAGTCGCCAGACGAGGCGCTTGAGGAGTTCTCGATCTTCTACTCGCACATTCCCCTGGCCGGTCCCGAACGCCTGCACGAGCCGTTCAAGGAGTACCGCGACTGGCTCCAGGCCGAAGGCAAGACGCACGAGCCCCCTGTGTTCCGCGACTGGGTCGCGCAGCACTTCCGGGACGAAGGTGCCGCCGATGCTGCTCCCATCATCCCCCTGAAGCCCGGTTCCCGGATGGGACCGCCCCCGGCCTGGCTGGCCACGAAAGGGGTCGGACCGAAGCGGTGA
- a CDS encoding peptide chain release factor 3, producing the protein MNSLDGNGRANHQDEAEANSTAFDPTVRAEVSRRRTFAIISHPDAGKTTLTEKLLLYAGCLDVAGMVRGRRNQRAVTSDWMALERQRGISITSTALSVDYLGVRVNLLDTPGHEDFSEDTYRTLMAADSAVMVLDATKGVEPQTEKLFQVCARRRIPILTFVNKLDRPGGDPLGILSEIERVLGIAASPLNWPVGLGRDFRGLCDRETRAVTLFDPEARGSLVVPTTTCRLDDPADGQLSDSEREALQGDLDLLDVAGAPFDRDRFLQGQVTPVFFGSALINYGVEAFFKAFLTLGPSPGARPAEEGPIPADRAEFAGFIFKLQANMDPKHRDRVAFLRVCSGRFERDMEVTNARTGTKLRLARSHRLFAQGRETTDEAFPGDVVGLNSTGDLRLGDTLYAGPPVCYEPLPEFPPECFARLDCADTGRRKQFDRGLFQLVEEGAVRVLVSTRPGVRELYLAAVGTLQFDVVQARLESEYGVPTRLVPLEPKLARRIEGDAVALKRLWLPRASIPTSDRDGDPVILFSTSFELESCRKNNPDLHFVPLS; encoded by the coding sequence ATGAATTCTCTGGATGGAAACGGTCGGGCGAATCATCAGGACGAAGCCGAAGCAAACTCGACGGCGTTTGATCCGACGGTCAGGGCGGAAGTGAGCCGGCGGCGGACCTTTGCCATCATCTCGCACCCGGACGCCGGCAAGACAACCCTGACCGAGAAACTCTTGCTCTATGCCGGCTGCCTCGACGTGGCAGGCATGGTCCGTGGTCGGCGGAACCAGCGGGCGGTCACGTCGGACTGGATGGCCCTGGAACGGCAGCGGGGGATCTCGATCACCTCGACGGCCCTGAGCGTCGATTATCTCGGTGTCCGCGTGAATCTGCTCGACACCCCTGGTCACGAGGACTTCAGCGAAGACACCTATCGAACCCTCATGGCCGCCGACAGCGCGGTGATGGTGCTCGACGCGACGAAGGGAGTCGAGCCGCAGACCGAAAAGCTGTTTCAGGTCTGCGCCAGGAGACGGATTCCGATCCTGACCTTTGTGAACAAGTTGGACCGGCCCGGTGGCGATCCGCTCGGGATTCTCAGCGAAATCGAGCGCGTGCTGGGAATTGCCGCCTCGCCGTTGAACTGGCCGGTCGGCCTGGGCCGAGACTTCCGCGGCCTCTGCGATCGCGAAACCCGAGCAGTGACGCTGTTCGACCCCGAGGCCCGCGGCTCGCTCGTCGTGCCGACGACCACCTGCCGACTCGACGACCCGGCCGACGGCCAGCTTTCGGACTCCGAGCGCGAGGCCCTTCAAGGCGACCTCGACCTGCTCGACGTGGCCGGAGCGCCGTTCGATCGCGATCGGTTCCTTCAAGGTCAGGTCACTCCTGTGTTCTTCGGCAGCGCCCTGATCAATTACGGGGTCGAAGCCTTCTTCAAGGCCTTTCTGACGCTGGGGCCATCCCCCGGGGCTCGCCCTGCAGAGGAAGGGCCGATTCCTGCCGATCGCGCCGAGTTCGCCGGGTTCATTTTCAAGCTTCAGGCGAACATGGACCCGAAGCACCGTGACCGGGTGGCCTTTCTCCGGGTCTGCTCGGGACGCTTCGAGCGCGATATGGAAGTGACCAACGCCCGGACCGGCACGAAGCTTCGGCTGGCCCGATCGCACCGTCTGTTTGCCCAGGGGCGCGAGACGACCGACGAGGCCTTTCCCGGCGATGTGGTCGGCCTGAACAGCACCGGAGACCTGCGGCTCGGCGACACGCTTTACGCCGGCCCGCCGGTCTGTTACGAACCGTTGCCGGAGTTTCCTCCCGAGTGCTTCGCCCGGCTCGATTGCGCCGATACGGGACGCCGCAAGCAGTTCGACCGCGGCCTGTTTCAGCTTGTCGAGGAAGGGGCGGTGCGTGTGCTGGTCAGCACCCGGCCGGGTGTGCGAGAACTGTATCTGGCGGCCGTCGGAACGTTGCAGTTCGACGTGGTGCAGGCCCGGCTCGAATCGGAGTACGGCGTGCCGACTCGCCTGGTGCCGCTGGAGCCGAAGCTCGCCCGTCGGATCGAAGGGGACGCGGTGGCGCTCAAGCGCCTCTGGCTCCCAAGGGCCTCGATCCCGACCTCCGATCGCGACGGCGATCCGGTGATCCTGTTTAGCACCTCGTTCGAACTGGAAAGCTGCCGCAAGAACAACCCGGACCTTCACTTCGTGCCGCTTTCCTGA
- a CDS encoding type VI secretion system amidase effector protein Tae4, producing MKPTWVKFQAEFLDYVNYPDSGAVKTLIGGGIDAAYITNTCAIRLSRGLNESGVPLPARRNGLLTVRGGDKKYYALRVAEMRTWLPIVLGKPALDHRKKAGVGFDKTPLSSLKGIIAFDIRFSDATGHLDSWDGSTFSSEYMVSDYWTPATRITLWSLS from the coding sequence ATGAAGCCGACCTGGGTGAAGTTCCAAGCCGAGTTCCTTGATTACGTCAACTATCCCGACTCCGGAGCAGTGAAGACGCTCATCGGGGGAGGGATCGATGCGGCTTACATCACAAACACCTGCGCCATTCGGCTCAGCCGAGGGCTCAATGAGAGCGGCGTCCCCTTGCCCGCCCGTCGCAATGGCCTCTTGACGGTCCGAGGGGGCGACAAGAAGTACTACGCCCTGCGTGTGGCGGAAATGCGTACCTGGCTTCCGATCGTGCTCGGCAAGCCTGCCCTCGATCACCGGAAGAAGGCCGGAGTGGGGTTTGACAAAACGCCCCTATCGAGCCTGAAGGGGATCATTGCGTTCGATATTCGATTCTCGGATGCGACCGGGCATCTCGACTCGTGGGACGGATCAACCTTCTCAAGCGAGTACATGGTTTCGGATTACTGGACTCCGGCCACCCGAATCACCCTCTGGTCGCTGAGTTGA